GAAGAACACCACAGTTCTCGCCTGCACGACCTTCGTCAAGCAATTTACGGAACATTTCTACGCCAGTTACAGTCGTTACTACTGTGTCACGGATACCAACGATTTCAACTGATTCGCCAACTTTAACGATACCAGATTCAACACGGCCTGTTACTACAGTACCACGACCAGAAATAGAGAATACGTCTTCGATTGGCATTAAGAATGCTTTGTCGATAGCACGTTCTGGTTCTGGGATGTAAGAGTCAAGCGCTTCAACAAGAGCAAGAACTGAAGGCTCACCATATTGACCAGCATCGCCTTCCAACGCTTTAAGCGCAGAACCACGGATAACTGGAGTGTCATCACCTGGGAAGTCATAAGTAGAAAGAAGTTCACGAACTTCCATTTCTACTAATTCAAGTAATTCTTCATCATCAACAAGGTCACACTTGTTTAAGAATACGATGATGTAAGGTACACCAACCTGACGTGAAAGAAGGATGTGTTCACGAGTTTGTGGCATTGGACCATCAGTCGCAGCACATACAAGGATCGCGCCGTCCATCTGAGCAGCACCAGTAATCATGTTTTTAACATAATCGGCGTGGCCCGGGCAGTCTACGTGAGCGTAGTGACGGATTGGAGAATCGTATTCTACGTGTGAAGTATTAATTGTAATACCACGTGCTTTTTCTTCAGGTGCTGAGTCGATTTGTGAGTAATCTTTCGCTTCACCGCCGTAAGTTTTTGCACAAATAGTTGCAATCGCAGCAGTTAAAGTTGTTTTACCATGGTCAACGTGACCAATTGTGCCCACGTTTACGTGTGGCTTATTACGTTCAAACTTGGCTTTAGCCATGATGATCTTCCTTTATAAACTGCTCATGCAGGGTCACTGCACGAGCGCTTGGTTTTTAACTAAGAATTAGTTTGGGCTTATAGTAATCGAAAGATTACTCGTCGTCACCTTTTTTACCGCCAGTCTGGAACTTAGCGATGATGCCTTCAGCCACGTTACGTGGAGTTTCAGCGTATTTAGCGAATTCCATAGAATAAGTCGCACGACCTTGAGACATAGAACGCATTTGAGTCGCGTAACCAAACATCTCAGCCAATGGAACTTCTGCTTTAATTGCTTTAGTTCCACCAGGAAGATCATCCATACCTTGAACCATACCACGACGACGGTTTAAGTCACCCATGATATCGCCCATGTAGTCTTCTGGAGTTTCTACTTCAACTTTCATGATTGGTTCAAGAAGGATAGGATCAGCTTTCATGAAACCGTCACGGAAAGCGTACGAACCAGCCATTTTGAACGACAATTCATCAGAGTCGACATCGTGGTAAGAACCATCGAATAATGTCGCTTTGATACCCACAACAGGGTAACCAGCTAATACACCATTCTTCATACGTTCTTGAATACCTTTGTCAACCGCACCAAAGAATTCTTTAGGTACAGTACCGCCGACAACTTCTTCAGCGAATTGGTATTCTTTACCAGCTTCTTCAACATCCATAGGCTCTAAACGAACATATACATGACCGAATTTACCTTTACCACCTGTTTGACGAACGAACTTACCTTCTTGCTCAACAGTCTTTTTGATTGTTTCGCGGTAAGCAACCATTGGTTTACCAATGTTCGCTTCAACACCGAATTCACGCTTCATACGGTCAACAATGATGTCAAGGTGAAGCTCACCCATACCAGCAATAATTGTTTGACCAGATTCTTCGTCTGTACGAACGCGGAACGATGGATCTTCTTTAGCCAAACGACCTAAAGCAATTGACATTTTTTCTTGGTCAGCTTTAGTTTTTGGTTCAACAGCCAATGAAATTACTGGCTCTGGGAATTCCATACGCTCAAGTGTAATGATGTTTTTCTCATCACATAATGTATCACCAGTAGTAACGTCTTTAAGACCTACACACGCTGCGATATCACCTGCACGAATTTCATCAAGATCTTGACGTTCGTTCGCATGCATTTGC
This region of Acinetobacter sp. XS-4 genomic DNA includes:
- the tuf gene encoding elongation factor Tu encodes the protein MAKAKFERNKPHVNVGTIGHVDHGKTTLTAAIATICAKTYGGEAKDYSQIDSAPEEKARGITINTSHVEYDSPIRHYAHVDCPGHADYVKNMITGAAQMDGAILVCAATDGPMPQTREHILLSRQVGVPYIIVFLNKCDLVDDEELLELVEMEVRELLSTYDFPGDDTPVIRGSALKALEGDAGQYGEPSVLALVEALDSYIPEPERAIDKAFLMPIEDVFSISGRGTVVTGRVESGIVKVGESVEIVGIRDTVVTTVTGVEMFRKLLDEGRAGENCGVLLRGTKREDVQRGQVLAKPGTIKPHTKFDAEVYVLSKEEGGRHTPFLNGYRPQFYFRTTDVTGAIQLQDGVEMVMPGDNVEMSVELIHPIAMDPGLRFAIREGGRTVGAGVVAKVTA